The following nucleotide sequence is from Sulfurospirillum arsenophilum NBRC 109478.
TAAAACCGAACAGATATACCCCACGACATTGCGAATGGCAAAGATGCCTTCGCTCTCTAAAAAACACACCAACTCTTTTTTATCATCGCTTGAAAGACCCGAAAGGGCGATGTTTTTACTACTCAAATACTTTTCTATCGTCTCATCGGTATGTTCTCTCCAACTCTGTGAAAAAAGTACGGAAGGTTTAGGCGTAGTATCGTTTACATGTAAAAAGCCTTTAAGTGATTCGAACAGCGATGCAATCGGTTCTGTATTGTAGTTGATGCAGATCATCCCGATGGGTTTTTCATCTCCATCTCGCACGATGATGCTCACCGCTTTGAGGCGTTTGCCTTCACTGCTGGTTTTATCGTATGGTCCGACCCAGTTCTCTTTGATGCTGTTTAGGTCTTTGAGCTCACTGAGCATTGCATCACCGACGCGACGTTTGGAGAAGGCATTGACGATGTGGACGAGTTTTTTGGCTTCCAAGTCGTGCATGACGACTTCAACATTGGGGTAAAACAGTTTTCCGATAGCGTCACATAAAGTGACATAAGGTTTGAGTTCTTTTTTCATTCCTAAATTATAACACTAATTTAAAGATAATTTGTCTAATTTAGACTATAATTCTAAAAATTACCACAAGGAAAAAACATGGCAATCGGTTTTATAGGACTTGGAAATTTAGGTTCAGCTATCGCAAAACGACTTGAAAGTATGGGTGAAGAGGTAATCGTTTGGAATCGAACAAAAGCGAAAGCGGAAGCCAAAGGGTTTGTATGCGAAAGCTCACCCAAAGTTCTGATCGAAAAATGCGATACGGTACTCATGTGTCTGTTTGACTCTGATGGTGTACGAAATGTTCTTACGATGGATAACGGACTTTTAAGCGCAAACCTCAAAGGCAAAACCATCATCGACCTTACGACCAACCATTTCAATGATGTCATTGAGTTTCATGCTACGGTTGAAAAGCAGGGTGGAAATTACCTAGAATGCCCAGTGCTTGGTAGTGTAGTGCCTGCGAGTAAAGGTGAGCTCACGGCAGTATGCGCTGGGAAGGAGAGTGTATATCTTACATGTAAACCACTCCTTTCAAAATTTGCCTCCACCATTTTTCATCTGAAAGAGGCTGGATTTGCGGCAAAGATGAAACTTATCAATAACCTCTGCTTAGGTTCTTTTATGGCGACTATTGCCGAGTGTACAGCTCTTGGCGAAGCATGTGGCATTGATAAAAAAGAACTTTTAGAGATCTTGGGTGCAGGTGGCGGAAAGTCACTTGTTCTTGCTGCTAAAACACAAAAACTGATCGATGAGGACTTTAGCCCACATTTTAGCACTGCCGCGATCACGAAAGATTTGCATTGTCTGCAAGACTTGGCGTACAGTCTGAACCGTCCACTTTACACGGCAAGTGTCACCAAAGAGCTTTTTTCCAAAATGAAAATGATGGGAAAGGGTGATGAGGACTTTAGTTCGATCTATCAACTTTTCAAAGCGTAACACTTCAAGGGCGTTTTACATGTAAAGCGCCCATTTTTTGCAATTTATAAACTTCTGTGCTATACTTCACGTTACAAATTTTCTTAAAGGAGACCCGATGGCAACTTTTATATCCCATCAAACCATATACCAACCTCAGACAATAGCGCAATTTTCTAACGCATCTGTCCTCGTCGTCCTCCTCCTGAAGCTCCGTTAATACTTCACACCAACCCCTTTTATTTTCACTGTTAATTTTTAAATTGGCTTTTTAGCCCTGAGGATACCTCTACCTAATTAGCACAATTTATATCATTTTTCATTGTTGTTTTCTTGCAATGGCGCAAGATTTTTCTGCCTGATTTTAGGCACATTTGAGCATTTTGACTCATTATAATAACTAGGATAATACTATGCAAAATACACAAACTTTTAAAAAATACAAACCGTATCCATTGGTACATTTAGCACACCGTGAGTGGGCAAGTAACGTTATAACTGGGGCGCCCATTTGGGTTAGTACCGACTTACGTGATGGCAATCAAGCCCTTGTAGAGCCGATGAATGCGACCAAAAAATTGGCGTATTTTCAAAAATTGGTTGAGATGGGATTTAAAGAGATTGAGATCGCGTACCCGAGTGCTTCACAAACGGACTTTGACTTTTGCAGAACGTTGATCGAGCAAAACTTGATCCCTGATGATGTTAGGGTTGCAGTTTTGATGCCGTCCATTGAAAAACACATCAGAAGAACCTTTGAAGCGATGAGCGGGGCAAAAAAAGTAACGATGCACCTTTACAACCCAACCGCAGACAATCAGCGCAAAATAGTGTTTGACAAAAGCAAAGCGGAGATTATCGTTTTAGCAGTTGAGGGGACGCGCATCATCAAAGAAGAGGCAGCAAAATTCAAAGGCGATGTGATGTTTCAGTATTCACCCGAGAGCTTTTCTCAAACCGAGTTGGAGTTTGCGCGCGATGTGGTCAATGCAGTTATCAGCGAGTGGATGCCGACCAGAAATGCACCGATGGTTATCAACTTGCCGAACACCTTAGAGGCATGCACACCCAACATTTATGCCGATAGAATCGAGTGGATGAGTAAACAGATGTTGGAACGTGACGCGGTTATTTTGAGCGTTCATCCGCACAATGATAGAGGCACAGCCGTAGCGAGCGCTGAGATGGCGATATTGGCTGGAGCGCAAAGAGTTGAGGGGACATTGATGGGCAACGGCGAGAGAGCGGGCAATGTTGACTTGATCACGATGGCGTTCAACCTTTACTCTCAAGGGATTGACCCGATGTTGGATATTTATAACATTGATACGATTTTGCAGGAGATCATCACTTTGACACACAGCACGATTCCTCCCCGTCACCCTTATGTAGGCTCTATGATTTACACGGCTTTTTCTGGCACGCATCAGGATGCAATAAAGAAGGGTATGGAGTTTCAAAAGGTGGCGTTAGATGGCTATTGGCACGTACCGTACCTTGTGATCGACCCGAAGGATATCAAGCGAGATTACCGCGATGTGGT
It contains:
- a CDS encoding helix-turn-helix transcriptional regulator; protein product: MKKELKPYVTLCDAIGKLFYPNVEVVMHDLEAKKLVHIVNAFSKRRVGDAMLSELKDLNSIKENWVGPYDKTSSEGKRLKAVSIIVRDGDEKPIGMICINYNTEPIASLFESLKGFLHVNDTTPKPSVLFSQSWREHTDETIEKYLSSKNIALSGLSSDDKKELVCFLESEGIFAIRNVVGYICSVLNVSKATIYNWLKAVRG
- a CDS encoding NAD(P)-dependent oxidoreductase; translation: MAIGFIGLGNLGSAIAKRLESMGEEVIVWNRTKAKAEAKGFVCESSPKVLIEKCDTVLMCLFDSDGVRNVLTMDNGLLSANLKGKTIIDLTTNHFNDVIEFHATVEKQGGNYLECPVLGSVVPASKGELTAVCAGKESVYLTCKPLLSKFASTIFHLKEAGFAAKMKLINNLCLGSFMATIAECTALGEACGIDKKELLEILGAGGGKSLVLAAKTQKLIDEDFSPHFSTAAITKDLHCLQDLAYSLNRPLYTASVTKELFSKMKMMGKGDEDFSSIYQLFKA
- a CDS encoding 2-isopropylmalate synthase; this translates as MQNTQTFKKYKPYPLVHLAHREWASNVITGAPIWVSTDLRDGNQALVEPMNATKKLAYFQKLVEMGFKEIEIAYPSASQTDFDFCRTLIEQNLIPDDVRVAVLMPSIEKHIRRTFEAMSGAKKVTMHLYNPTADNQRKIVFDKSKAEIIVLAVEGTRIIKEEAAKFKGDVMFQYSPESFSQTELEFARDVVNAVISEWMPTRNAPMVINLPNTLEACTPNIYADRIEWMSKQMLERDAVILSVHPHNDRGTAVASAEMAILAGAQRVEGTLMGNGERAGNVDLITMAFNLYSQGIDPMLDIYNIDTILQEIITLTHSTIPPRHPYVGSMIYTAFSGTHQDAIKKGMEFQKVALDGYWHVPYLVIDPKDIKRDYRDVVRINSQSGKSGVAYVLKEFYGIETTKALQIEIATEVQKLCDEKGIEVNAEEIFKVFRQMCKL